In Felis catus isolate Fca126 chromosome C2, F.catus_Fca126_mat1.0, whole genome shotgun sequence, a single window of DNA contains:
- the SON gene encoding protein SON isoform X3, protein MATNIEQIFRSFVVSKFREIQQELSSGRNEGQLNGETNTPNEGNQAGDAAASARSLPNEEIVQKIEEVLSGVLDTELRYKPDLKEASRKSRCVSVQTDPTDEIPTKKSKKHKKHKNKKKKKKKEKEKKYKRQPEESESKAKSHHDGNIDLESDSFLKFDSEPSAMALEHSVRAFGLSETSESPAVVLEPPVVSMEVSEPHTLETLKPATKTAELSVASTSVISVQSEQSVAVTLEPPMTKILDSFTMAAVPTTTVVLKSSEPVVTMSVEYQMKPVLKSLDTTPAEQSKMLEPPVAKGLEPSETLVVSSEITAEVHPEPSTSTTVDFPESSATEVLRLPEQPVEVPSEIADSPMTRPQELPELPKTTALELPESSVASVVELPGPPATSKPELQGPPVTPLLELPGPSATPLPELPGPLSTPVSELLGPPATAVPELPGPSVTSVPQLSQELPGLPAPSVGLEPPQEVPEPPVMAQELPGLPAVTAAVELPGQPAVTVAMELAEQPVTTSELEQPVGMTAVEHPGQPEVTTAAGLLGQPEAAMVLELPGQPVATTALELPGQPSVPGVPELPGLPSATRALELSGQPVATGALELPGQLMATGALEFSGQSGAAGALELLGQPLATGVLELPGQPGAPELPGQPVATVALEISVQSVVTTTELSTMTVSQSLEVPSTTALESYNTVAQELPTTLVGETSVTVGVDPLMAQESHMLASNTMETHMLASNTMDSQMLASNTMDSQMLASNTMDSQMLASSTMDSQMLATSSMDSQMLATSSMDSQMLATSSMDSQMLATSSMDSQMLATSSMDSQMLATSSMDSQMLATSSMDSQMLATSTMDSQMLATSTMDSQMLATSSMDSQMLASGTMDSQMLASGTMDAQMLASGTMDAQMLASSTQDSAMLGSKSPDPYRLAQDPYRLAQDPYRLGHDPYRLGHDAYRLGQDPYRLGHDPYRLTPDPYRMSPRPYRIAPRSYRIAPRPYRLAPRPLMLASRRSMMMSYAAERSMMSSYERSMMSYERSMMSPMAERSMMSAYERSMMSAYERSMMSPMAERSMMSAYERSMMSAYERSMMSPMADRSMMSMGADRSMMSSYSAADRSMMSSYSAADRSMMSSYTADRSMMSMAADSYTDSYTDTYTEAYMVPPLPPEEPPTMPPLPPEEPPMTPPLPPEEPPEGPALPTEQSALTAENTWPTEVPALPPEESVSLSEPSVSQSEISEPSTLPANYSVSASDPSVLASEAAVTVPEPPLEPESSVTSTPIESAVVAEEHQIVPERPVTYMVSETPMMSAEPTVLTSEPSVMSETAETFDSMKASGHVASEVSQSLLESAATNPEPSQSALELPAMAVSELPAVAVPEPPTGTVPEPPAVTVLETPAMAIPDPTAMVVSDSTAVAIPDPPTAEAVPETVALAESENVTISVPVVSALEPSVPVLEPAVSVPQANAVVSEPSVSVQESTVIISEPAITVSEQTQIIPTEIVAESTPMILESDVIRGVNLLSGDQSLTPEIGMQEIPMHSDEEPHAEGHLKNDPYESDHGTNIDLNTNNHLVAKGMERDTVSAAATGAVGEIGEGNILSIGETKQCTVLDTCSSVSEADGGTLSSAGPFALEPDAVGSSKGIEFATASALTSVSKYDVEVSLTTQDTEHDMIISTSPSGGSEADIEGPLPAKDIHLDLPSNNFISKDAEGPLPIKECDQTLAVALSPKESSGEDKEAPLPTKEILSDSGFSANIDDINEADLVRPLLPKDMERLTSLRAGIEGPLLASEVERDKSAASPVIISIPERASESSSEEKDDYEIFVKVKDTHEKSKKNKNRDKGEKEKKRDSSLRSRSKRSKSSEHKSRKRTSESRSRARKRSSKSKSHRSQTRSRSRSRRRRRSSRSRSKSRGRRSVSKEKRKRSPKHRSKSRERKRKRSSSRDNRKTVRARSRTPSRRSRSHTPSRRRRSRSVGRRSFSISPSRRSRTPSRRSRTPSRRSRTPSRRSRTPSRRSRTPSRRSRTPSRRRRSRSVVRRRSFSISPVRLRRSRTPLRRRFSRSPIRRKRSRSSERGRSPKRLTDLNKAQLLEIAKANAAAMCAKAGVPLPPNLKPAPPPTIEEKVAKKSGGATIEELTEKCKQIAQSKEDDDVIVNKPHVSDEEEEEPPFYHHPFKLSEPKPIFFNLNIAAAKPTPPKSQVTLTKEFPVSSGSQHRKKEADSVYGEWVPVEKNGEENKDDDNVFSSNLPSEPVDISTAMSERALAQKRLSENAFDLEAMSMLNRAQERIDAWAQLNSIPGQFTGSTGVQVLTQEQLANTGAQAWIKKDQFLRAAPVTGGMGAVLMRKMGWREGEGLGKNKEGNKEPILVDFKTDRKGLVAVGERAQKRSGNFSAAMKDLSGKHPVSALMEICNKRRWQPPEFLLVHDSGPDHRKHFLFRVLRNGSPYQPNCMFFLNRY, encoded by the exons ACCTGAAAGAGGCCTCCAGAAAAAGTAGATGTGTGTCAGTACAAACAGATCCTACTGATGAAATTCCCACCAAAAAGTCAAAGAAgcataaaaagcacaaaaataaaaagaagaaaaagaagaaagaaaaggaaaaaaagtataagaGACAGCCAGAAGAATCTGAATCAAAGGCAAAATCACATCATGATGGGAACATAGATTTAGAATCGGATTCGTTTTTGAAGTTTGATTCTGAACCTTCCGCGATGGCACTGGAGCATTCTGTAAGAGCGTTTGGCCTTTCTGAGACCAGTGAATCTCCTGCAGTTGTGTTAGAACCTCCTGTGGTATCAATGGAGGTATCAGAGCCACATACCTTAGAAACTCTGAAGCCAGCTACAAAAACTGCGGAACTGTCAGTTGCATCAACATCCGTAATTTCAGTGCAGTCAGAGCAGTCTGTGGCAGTCACGCTGGAACCACCCATGACAAAGATTCTGGATTCCTTTACAATGGCCGCAGTGCCCACTACAACAGTCGTGCTAAAGTCATCTGAGCCGGTTGTCACAATGTCTGTGGAATATCAGATGAAGCCTGTGCTGAAATCTTTGGATACCACACCTGCAGAGCAATCAAAGATGCTAGAACCGCCAGTAGCAAAAGGGCTAGAGCCATCGGAAACCCTTGTGGTATCATCCGAGATCACTGCTGAGGTGCACCCTGAGCCGAGTACATCAACAACAGTGGATTTTCCAGAGTCATCTGCAACTGAAGTGCTCAGATTGCCAGAGCAGCCTGTAGAAGTACCGTCGGAGATCGCAGATTCACCCATGACAAGACCACAGGAGTTGCCGGAGTTGCCCAAGACCACAGCGTTGGAGCTGCCGGAGTCGTCGGTGGCCTCAGTGGTGGAGTTGCCGGGGCCACCTGCGACCTCCAAGCCGGAGTTGCAGGGGCCCCCTGTGACTCCATTGCTGGAGTTACCTGGGCCCTCTGCTACCCCGTTGCCAGAGTTGCCAGGCCCCCTTTCTACCCCAGTGTCTGAGTTGCTAGGGCCCCCTGCGACAGCAGTGCCTGAGTTGCCGGGGCCCTCTGTGACATCAGTGCCACAGTTGTCGCAGGAATTGCCAGGGCTTCCGGCACCATCCGTGGGGTTGGAGCCACCACAGGAGGTACCAGAGCCACCTGTGATGGCACAGGAGTTGCCAGGGCTGCCTGCGGTGACAGCAGCAGTAGAGTTGCCAGGGCAGCCTGCGGTAACGGTAGCAATGGAGTTGGCCGAACAACCTGTGACGACGTCAGAGTTGGAGCAGCCTGTGGGGATGACAGCGGTGGAACATCCTGGGCAGCCTGAGGTGACGACGGCAGCAGGGTTGCTGGGGCAGCCGGAGGCAGCGATGGTGCTGGAGTTGCCAGGACAGCCAGTGGCAACGACAGCGCTGGAGTTGCCAGGGCAGCCTTCGGTGCCTGGGGTGCCAGAGTTGCCAGGGCTGCCTTCGGCAACTAGGGCGCTGGAGTTGTCAGGGCAGCCTGTGGCAACTGGGGCACTGGAGTTGCCTGGGCAGCTCATGGCAACGGGGGCACTGGAGTTCTCGGGGCAGTCTGGGGCAGCCGGAGCCCTGGAGCTTTTGGGGCAGCCTCTGGCAACAGGGGTGCTGGAGTTGCCAGGGCAGCCTGGGGCGCCAGAGTTGCCTGGGCAGCCTGTGGCAACTGTGGCGCTGGAGATCTCTGTTCAGTCTGTGGTGACAACAACGGAGCTGTCAACGATGACCGTGTCGCAGTCCCTGGAGGTGCCCTCGACGACAGCGCTGGAATCCTATAATACGGTAGCACAGGAGCTGCCTACTACATTAGTGGGGGAGACTTCTGTAACAGTAGGAGTGGATCCCTTGATGGCCCAGGAATCCCATATGTTAGCTTCTAACACCATGGAGACCCATATGTTAGCGTCCAACACCATGGACTCCCAAATGCTAGCATCCAACACCATGGATTCCCAGATGCTAGCGTCCAACACCATGGATTCCCAGATGTTAGCCTCTAGCACCATGGACTCCCAGATGTTAGCAACTAGCTCCATGGACTCCCAGATGTTAGCAACTAGCTCCATGGACTCCCAGATGTTAGCAACCAGCTCCATGGACTCTCAGATGTTAGCAACCAGCTCCATGGACTCCCAGATGTTAGCAACCAGCTCCATGGACTCCCAGATGTTAGCAACCAGTTCCATGGACTCTCAGATGTTAGCAACCAGCTCCATGGATTCCCAGATGTTAGCTACCAGCACTATGGATTCCCAGATGTTAGCGACCAGCACCATGGACTCCCAGATGTTAGCTACTAGCTCTATGGATTCTCAGATGTTAGCATCAGGCACTATGGACTCTCAAATGTTGGCCTCCGGCACCATGGATGCTCAGATGTTAGCATCTGGTACCATGGATGCCCAGATGTTAGCATCTAGTACCCAAGATTCTGCTATGTTGGGTTCAAAATCTCCTGATCCCTACAGGTTAGCTCAGGATCCTTACAGGTTAGCTCAGGATCCCTATAGGTTAGGTCATGACCCTTATAGGTTAGGTCATGATGCCTACAGGTTAGGGCAGGACCCGTATAGATTAGGCCATGATCCCTACAGACTAACTCCTGATCCCTATAGGATGTCACCTAGACCCTATAGGATAGCACCCAGGTCCTATAGAATAGCCCCCAGGCCGTACAGGTTAGCACCAAGACCCCTGATGTTAGCATCTAGACGTTCTATGATGATGTCCTATGCTGCAGAACGTTCCATGATGTCATCTTACGAACGCTCTATGATGTCCTATGAGCGGTCTATGATGTCCCCTATGGCTGAGCGCTCTATGATGTCAGCCTATGAGCGCTCTATGATGTCAGCTTATGAGCGTTCTATGATGTCCCCTATGGCTGAGCGCTCTATGATGTCAGCTTATGAACGCTCTATGATGTCAGCTTACGAGCGCTCCATGATGTCCCCAATGGCTGACCGATCTATGATGTCCATGGGTGCCGACCGGTCTATGATGTCGTCCTACTCTGCTGCTGACCGGTCTATGATGTCATCGTACTCTGCAGCTGACCGATCTATGATGTCATCTTACACTGCTGATCGTTCAATGATGTCTATGGCAGCTGATTCTTACACCGATTCTTATACTGATACATATACGGAGGCATATATGGTGCCACCTTTGCCTCCTGAAGAGCCTCCAACAATGCCACCATTGCCACCTGAGGAGCCACCAATGACCCCACCTTTGCCTCCTGAGGAACCACCGGAAGGTCCAGCATTACCTACTGAGCAGTCAGCATTAACAGCTGAAAATACTTGGCCTACAGAGGTACCAGCATTACCTCCTGAAGAGTCTGTATCACTGTCTGAACCTTCTGTGAGTCAAAGTGAGATTTCAGAGCCTTCGACATTGCCTGCTAATTATTCAGTGTCAGCATCAGATCCTTCAGTGTTAGCATCAGAGGCTGCTGTTACTGTTCCAGAACCACCATTAGAGCCAGAGTCTTCGGTTACATCAACACCCATAGAGTCTGCGGTAGTAGCAGAAGAGCATCAAATTGTTCCAGAGAGACCAGTGACTTACATGGTATCTGAAACTCCCATGATGTCAGCTGAACCAACTGTATTAACATCAGAACCTTCAGTTATGTCTGAGACAGCAGAAACTTTTGATTCCATGAAAGCTTCAGGACATGTTGCCTCAGAGGTATCTCAGTCCCTCCTGGAGTCAGCTGCGACTAATCCAGAGCCATCACAGAGCGCTCTAGAGCTGCCAGCCATGGCTGTCTCAGAGCTACCAGCTGTGGCTGTCCCAGAGCCACCAACTGGGACTGTTCCAGAGCCCCCAGCTGTGACTGTCTTGGAGACCCCAGCCATGGCTATCCCGGACCCAACAGCTATGGTGGTCTCTGACTCAACAGCTGTGGCTATTCCAGACCCACCCACAGCTGAGGCTGTCCCAGAGACTGTGGCCTTGGCTGAGTCAGAGAATGTTACCATTTCTGTGCCAGTTGTTTCTGCCCTGGAGCCTAGTGTGCCTGTCCTGGAACCAGCAGTGTCAGTCCCTCAGGCTAATGCAGTTGTTTCAGAACCATCTGTTTCAGTGCAAGAATCCACTGTGATAATTTCAGAGCCTGCTATCACTGTCTCAGAACAGACCCAAATAATACCGACTGAGATAGTTGCAGAGTCTACACCAATGATACTGGAGTCTGATGTTATAAGAGGAGTGAATTTACTATCTGGTGATCAAAGTCTTACTCCAGAGATTGGCATGCAGGAGATTCCCATGCATTCAGATGAAGAGCCGCATGCTGAAGGACACCTGAAGAATGACCCTTATGAAAGTGATCATGGTACAAATATAGACCTTAACACAAATAATCACTTAGTTGCTAAAGGGATGGAACGTGACACAGTGTCTGCTGCCGCCACTGGTGCTGTTGGTGAAATTGGTGAAGGGAATATTTTATCCATCGGTGAGACTAAACAATGCACAGTATTGGATACATGCTCTAGTGTTAGCGAAGCTGATGGAGGAACTCTATCTTCTGCTGGTCCCTTTGCTCTTGAACCTGATGCAGTGGGAAGCAGTAAGGGTATTGAATTTGCTACAGCATCTGCTCTCACTTCAGTTAGTAAATATGATGTTGAGGTATCTTTAACCACTCAAGATACTGAACACGACATGATAATTTCCACTAGTCCCAGTGGTGGTAGTGAAGCTGACATAGAGGGACCTTTGCCTGCTAAAGACATTCATCTCGATTTACCATCTAATAACTTTATTAGTAAGGATGCAGAAGGACCATTACCTATAAAAGAGTGTGACCAGACATTAGCAGTTGCTCTCAGCCCTAAAGAAAGTAGTGGAGAAGATAAAGAAGCACCTCTCCCTACTAAAGAGATACTCTCTGATTCAGGATTTTCTGCCAATATTGATGATATTAATGAAGCAGATTTAGTGAGACCATTACTTCCTAAGGACATGGAACGTCTTACAAGCCTTAGAGCTGGTATTGAAGGACCTTTACTTGCAAGTGAGGTTGAACGTGACAAATCTGCTGCCAGTCCAGTCATAATCAGTATACCAGAAAGAGCTTCAGAGTCCTCTTCAGAGGAAAAAGATGATTATGAGATTTTTGTAAAAGTTAAGGACACACatgagaaaagtaagaaaaacaagAACCGGGACAaaggtgagaaagaaaagaaaagagactccTCATTAAGATCTCGAAGTAAGCGTTCCAAGTCTTCTGAACATAAATCACGCAAGCGTACCAGTGAATCTCGTTCTAGGGCAAGGAAGAGATCATCGAAATCTAAGTCTCATCGCTCTCAGACACGTTCAAGGTCACGTTCAAGACgcaggaggaggagcagcaggTCAAGGTCAAAGTCCAGAGGAAGGCGATCTGTATCAAAAGAGAAGCGTAAAAGATCTCCAAAGCACAGGTCTAAGtctagggaaagaaaaagaaagagatcaagTTCCAGGGATAACCGGAAAACAGTTAGAGCTCGAAGTCGCACCCCAAGTCGTCGGAGTCGGAGTCACACTCCTAGTCGGCGAAGAAGATCTAGATCTGTGGGGAGGAGGAGCTTTAGTATTTCCCCAAGCCGCCGCAGCCGCACCCCAAGCCGCCGCAGTCGCACCCCAAGCCGCCGCAGCCGCACCCCAAGCCGCCGCAGCCGTACCCCAAGCCGCCGCAGCCGCACCCCTAGCCGCCGCAGCCGCACCCCAAGCCGCCGGAGAAGATCAAGGTCTGTGGTAAGGAGACGAAGCTTTAGTATCTCACCAGTAAGATTAAGGAGATCACGAACACCTTTGAGAAGAAGGTTTAGCAGATCTCCCATTCGTCGTAAACGATCCAGGTCTTCTGAGAGAGGCAGATCACCTAAACGTCTGACGGATTTga aCAAGGCTCAATTACTTGAAATAGCCAAAGCTAATGCAGCTGCCATGTGTGCTAAGGCTGGTGTTCCTTTACCGCCAAACCTAAAGCCTGCACCTCCACCTACAATAGAAGAGAAAGTTGCTAAAAAGTCAGGAGGAGCTACCATAGAAGAACTAACTGAG aaatgcaaacAGATCGCACAGAGTAAAGAAGATGATGATGTAATAGTGAATAAGCCTCATGTTTcggatgaagaggaagaagaacctCCTTTTTATCATCATCCCTTTAAACTCAGTGAACCCAAACCCATTTTTTTCAATCTGAAT ATTGCTGCAGCAAAACCAACTCCACCAAAAAGCCAGGTAACATTAACAAAAGAGTTTCCTGTGTCATCTGGATCTCAACATCGAAAAAAAGAAGCAGATAGTGTTTATGGAGAGTGGGTTCCTGTAGAGAAAAATGGTGAAGAGAACAAAGATGATGATAATGTTTTCAGCAGCAATTTGCCCTCTGAG ccTGTGGACATCTCTACAGCAATGAGTGAACGGGCACTTGCTCAGAAAAGACTAAGTGAGAATGCATTTGACCTTGAAGCCATGAGCATGTTAAATCGAGCTCAGGAAAGG attgaTGCCTGGGCTCAGCTGAACTCCATTCCCGGCCAATTCACCGGAAGTACAGGAGTACAGGTTCTGACACAAGAACAGTTGGCTAATACTGGTGCCCAAGCCTGGATTAAAAAG GATCAGTTCTTAAGAGCAGCCCCGGTAACTGGAGGAATGGGAGCCGTTTTGATGAGAAAAATGggctggagagaaggagaaggattaggaaaaaacaaagaaggaaataaggaacCTATCCTAGTTGATTTTAAGACAGACCGAAAAG gtcttGTTGCAGTAGGAGAAAGAGCACAAAAGAGGTCTGGGAACTTCTCTGCTGCAATGAAAGATCTGTCAG gcAAACATCCTGTGTCTGCTTTGATGGAAATCTGTAATAAGAGAAGGTGGCAACCACCAGAATTTCTCTTGGTCCATGATAGTGGCCCTGATCATcgcaaacattttctctttagG GTATTGAGAAATGGAAGCCCTTACCAGCCCAATTGTATGTTTTTCTTGAATAGGTATTGA